Proteins encoded together in one Halalkaliarchaeum sp. AArc-CO window:
- a CDS encoding ArsR family transcriptional regulator, with product MDSAVLLDLLGNENRRRILRLLSQKPCYVTEISEYLGVSPKAVIDHLRKLEEAGLIESVTDQKRRKYFHISRSVRLEVSLSPYSFDAKSAYPANLDLDMNGRCPHLSVEIPESDGPADVEELAAEYEDLRDLTRELSIAQRWVHGRLTEVLDQFSDYLGTEADSQFYAEVLAAVAATDGTPSAVAAEMNARRETVEEALVVLGNRGLLARRGNRFEIP from the coding sequence ATGGACTCCGCGGTACTCCTGGATCTGCTCGGCAACGAGAACCGCCGACGGATCCTCCGTCTCCTCTCGCAGAAACCCTGCTACGTCACGGAGATCAGCGAGTATCTCGGCGTCAGTCCGAAAGCGGTGATCGACCACCTCCGGAAGCTGGAGGAGGCCGGTCTCATCGAATCGGTTACCGACCAGAAGCGCCGGAAGTATTTTCACATCTCCCGGAGCGTGAGGCTCGAGGTGAGTCTCTCCCCGTACAGCTTCGACGCCAAGAGCGCCTACCCGGCGAACCTCGATCTCGACATGAACGGCCGGTGTCCCCACCTGTCGGTCGAGATCCCGGAGAGTGACGGTCCAGCCGACGTCGAGGAACTGGCCGCCGAGTACGAGGACCTCCGGGACCTCACCCGGGAGCTGTCGATCGCACAGCGGTGGGTTCACGGCCGACTGACGGAAGTACTCGATCAGTTCAGCGACTATCTCGGCACCGAGGCGGACTCCCAGTTTTACGCCGAGGTGCTTGCGGCGGTCGCGGCGACCGACGGAACGCCCTCGGCGGTCGCAGCCGAGATGAACGCCCGGCGGGAGACGGTCGAGGAGGCACTCGTGGTGCTCGGAAACCGCGGGCTGCTCGCCCGCCGCGGGAACCGGTTCGAGATACCCTGA
- a CDS encoding ABC transporter permease encodes MQSRSTVGARLRLNLLPILSVLLLWEVASRAALIHPVFFPAPTTVLVATVEEFLHGELLYHLGVSLRRILLAFLVGATGGIAVGLVMGWSREIRLLVNPHVAILYPVPKITLLPIAFSLFGVTELARILTMGLAVFLLVAVNTMAGVRQIDDVYVDVAIDNGAGTLALYREVIVPGALPQITTGLSLGFGIGFVLIVVIEMVGANSGLGYVIWNSWQLFTITRMYVALFVINVLGVVFVYGIEELGEYLTPWEGA; translated from the coding sequence ATGCAGTCCCGTTCGACAGTCGGCGCCCGGCTCCGATTGAACCTCCTTCCGATACTTTCGGTGCTGCTGCTGTGGGAGGTTGCCTCCCGTGCCGCCCTGATTCATCCGGTGTTCTTCCCGGCGCCGACGACGGTGCTTGTGGCGACCGTCGAGGAGTTTCTCCACGGGGAACTGCTGTATCACCTGGGGGTCAGCCTCCGGCGGATCCTGCTTGCATTCCTGGTTGGCGCCACAGGCGGGATCGCAGTTGGGCTGGTGATGGGGTGGTCACGCGAGATCCGGCTGCTGGTGAACCCCCACGTCGCGATACTGTATCCCGTCCCGAAGATCACGCTGTTGCCGATCGCGTTCTCGTTGTTCGGCGTCACGGAACTCGCGCGGATCCTCACCATGGGCCTTGCGGTGTTCCTGCTGGTGGCAGTCAACACGATGGCGGGCGTCAGGCAGATCGACGACGTCTACGTCGACGTCGCCATCGACAACGGGGCAGGGACGCTAGCGCTGTATCGGGAGGTCATCGTCCCCGGAGCATTACCGCAGATCACGACCGGACTCAGCCTCGGGTTCGGGATCGGGTTCGTGCTGATCGTCGTCATCGAGATGGTCGGCGCGAACTCCGGGCTCGGCTACGTGATCTGGAACTCCTGGCAGCTGTTCACGATCACCCGAATGTACGTCGCGCTTTTCGTCATCAACGTGCTCGGGGTCGTGTTCGTTTACGGTATCGAGGAGCTGGGCGAATACCTGACGCCCTGGGAGGGAGCATGA
- a CDS encoding SRPBCC family protein: MPTYRRETRIAAPLEDVWEFHSRPDGLEALTPDWMGMSVESVRGPDGERNPPILEQGAQLRLSMRPFGVGPRFSFTARIVERCREEGRAWFRDDMVGGPFRKWEHTHSFFGDADETVMVDTVEYELPGGRLNVLASPVSSLGFDGMFRRRHAKTRELLSGQDAD; this comes from the coding sequence ATGCCCACCTACAGGCGCGAGACGCGGATCGCCGCCCCACTCGAGGACGTCTGGGAGTTTCACTCCCGGCCCGATGGACTGGAGGCGCTGACGCCCGACTGGATGGGAATGTCCGTCGAGTCGGTTCGCGGTCCGGACGGCGAGCGGAACCCACCGATACTCGAACAGGGGGCACAGCTCCGGCTCTCGATGCGCCCGTTCGGTGTCGGTCCTCGGTTTTCCTTTACCGCCCGGATCGTCGAACGCTGCCGCGAGGAGGGTCGCGCGTGGTTCCGGGACGACATGGTCGGCGGGCCGTTCCGGAAGTGGGAGCACACCCACTCGTTTTTCGGCGACGCGGACGAGACGGTGATGGTCGACACCGTCGAGTACGAGCTCCCGGGCGGCCGGCTGAACGTCCTCGCGTCACCGGTTTCGTCCCTCGGATTCGACGGCATGTTTCGACGGCGGCACGCGAAGACGCGGGAGCTGCTTTCCGGCCAGGACGCCGATTGA
- a CDS encoding acetyl-CoA synthetase: MDPPRDAVVDGGNTTVVGDLLSRERRSADPALYDAGSDREFSYHDLITTSYRACNVLRYLGTTGGSRVQIEPELAPKPLFTFLGAAMLGAPVSFAPQTAPKPDSAPAATVVPARREREFDLPPGSKLAVYGGGPDDPRTTHWEKEAWSENPGVPPYDVAPDDVLLEVDADVSGAGPVVTHAAALGAAAVAASGMDLSADDRVAVYGLPTDPRVLAAGVLAPITVGATVVLPDERDHGPADVTVAVVDAGATGGDVATFEVERIDLP; this comes from the coding sequence ATGGATCCACCTCGCGACGCGGTGGTCGACGGCGGGAACACAACAGTAGTCGGCGACCTGCTCTCGCGGGAGCGCCGGAGCGCCGATCCCGCACTCTACGACGCCGGCTCGGACCGCGAGTTCAGCTATCACGACCTCATCACGACCTCCTACAGGGCGTGTAACGTCCTCAGGTATCTCGGGACGACAGGCGGATCCCGGGTCCAGATCGAACCGGAACTCGCGCCCAAACCCCTGTTTACCTTCCTCGGTGCCGCAATGCTGGGCGCGCCGGTGTCGTTTGCCCCGCAAACTGCCCCGAAGCCGGACAGCGCTCCCGCGGCCACGGTCGTTCCCGCCCGACGCGAGCGCGAGTTCGACCTCCCACCCGGAAGCAAACTCGCAGTGTACGGTGGGGGGCCCGACGACCCCCGGACGACCCACTGGGAAAAGGAGGCCTGGAGCGAAAATCCCGGCGTTCCGCCGTACGACGTCGCGCCCGACGACGTGTTGCTCGAGGTCGACGCCGACGTCTCCGGGGCGGGACCTGTCGTCACTCACGCAGCCGCACTCGGGGCGGCAGCCGTCGCCGCTTCCGGAATGGACCTCTCTGCCGACGACAGGGTCGCCGTCTACGGCTTACCGACGGATCCGCGCGTCCTCGCGGCGGGCGTGCTCGCCCCGATCACTGTCGGCGCGACGGTCGTGCTTCCCGACGAGCGAGACCACGGACCGGCAGACGTGACTGTCGCCGTCGTGGACGCGGGAGCCACAGGCGGCGACGTCGCCACGTTCGAGGTGGAGCGGATCGATCTGCCCTGA
- a CDS encoding carotenoid oxygenase family protein has protein sequence MESKHAVGLRDLDREFGETALGVEGELPDWLAGTLLCNGPGRFTIADGRSVNHWFDGLALLRRFRLDGASNYVSFAARFLRSEEFESVDTEGRLARDQFGTDPYADVFERLGRVLSPAPTDNASVGFEVVDGSIRAVTETPRGVVVDLETLDSGPTVDRIVDTDATMLLAHVHRDHRRGEAIAVGTRFGWTSEYLLCRRELGEKTFETFGRLERERPAYLHSFGLTDGHVVLLESPFRIEPLDLLDEGPISEAFEWTDDDANLLVFDRETGEHVAIAPLDPCFAFHHVNAFEHPVGDGGNGTDDGTGLVVDLVAYDDAEIVRSLSLSTLRNSEATLPGGQLRRHELSIPTARNGVAERSATTESLYDAPVEFPTVNYSRMNGRPYRYVYAAGNGDRPARTLPDRLCKIDLEARTTRVWREDDCYPGEPVFVPRTLATRDADHGDGGRDGDGEGDGDEDDEDEDDGVVLSVVLDADHPAPVDESGARSFLLVLDAGSFAELARAPLPCVLPFGFHGQFFGKQFLENRGEFVRSMA, from the coding sequence ATGGAGTCGAAACACGCCGTCGGGCTCCGGGATCTCGATCGCGAGTTCGGCGAGACGGCGCTCGGCGTCGAGGGGGAACTTCCCGACTGGCTGGCGGGCACGCTGCTGTGTAACGGTCCGGGTCGGTTTACGATCGCGGACGGGCGCTCGGTGAACCACTGGTTCGACGGTCTCGCACTGTTGCGCCGGTTTCGTCTCGACGGCGCGTCGAACTACGTTTCCTTTGCCGCACGGTTTCTCCGATCCGAGGAGTTCGAGTCGGTCGACACGGAGGGTCGCCTCGCGCGCGACCAGTTCGGCACCGACCCGTACGCCGACGTCTTCGAGCGGCTGGGTCGGGTGCTTTCGCCCGCACCGACCGACAACGCCTCCGTCGGGTTCGAGGTCGTCGACGGCTCGATCCGTGCGGTGACCGAGACGCCGCGGGGGGTCGTCGTCGATCTGGAGACGCTCGATTCGGGACCGACTGTCGATCGGATTGTCGACACCGACGCGACGATGCTGCTCGCGCACGTCCATCGGGATCACCGACGCGGCGAGGCGATCGCGGTCGGCACCAGGTTTGGATGGACCAGCGAGTATCTGCTCTGCCGTCGCGAGCTCGGAGAGAAGACGTTCGAGACGTTCGGGCGCCTCGAACGCGAGCGACCCGCCTACCTCCATTCGTTCGGTCTGACGGACGGCCACGTGGTTTTGCTGGAGTCACCGTTCCGGATCGAGCCCCTCGACCTGCTCGATGAGGGGCCGATCAGTGAGGCGTTCGAGTGGACCGACGACGACGCGAACCTGCTCGTGTTCGACCGCGAGACGGGCGAGCACGTCGCGATTGCGCCCCTCGATCCGTGTTTTGCGTTCCACCACGTCAACGCCTTCGAGCATCCGGTGGGGGACGGCGGGAACGGGACGGACGACGGAACGGGCCTCGTCGTGGATCTGGTCGCCTACGACGATGCCGAGATCGTCCGATCGCTCTCGCTTTCCACCCTGCGGAACTCGGAGGCGACGCTGCCGGGCGGACAGCTCCGGCGACACGAACTGTCGATCCCGACAGCGCGAAACGGCGTCGCCGAACGTTCGGCGACGACGGAGTCGCTTTACGACGCTCCCGTCGAGTTCCCGACCGTCAACTACAGCCGGATGAACGGACGTCCCTATCGGTACGTTTACGCCGCAGGTAACGGTGATCGACCGGCGCGAACCCTTCCCGACCGGCTCTGCAAGATCGATCTCGAGGCGCGAACGACTCGGGTGTGGCGGGAGGACGACTGTTACCCGGGAGAGCCGGTGTTCGTCCCGCGCACGCTCGCAACACGGGATGCCGACCACGGAGACGGTGGGAGAGATGGAGACGGTGAGGGAGACGGAGACGAGGACGACGAAGATGAGGACGACGGCGTCGTCCTCTCGGTCGTTCTCGACGCCGATCACCCGGCGCCAGTCGACGAGTCCGGGGCCCGGTCGTTCCTGCTCGTGCTGGACGCCGGATCGTTCGCGGAACTCGCCAGGGCGCCGCTTCCCTGCGTGTTGCCGTTCGGCTTCCACGGACAGTTCTTCGGAAAACAGTTTCTCGAAAATCGCGGCGAGTTCGTGCGGTCGATGGCGTGA
- a CDS encoding type II glyceraldehyde-3-phosphate dehydrogenase, with protein sequence MIRVGINGYGTIGKRVADAVTAQPDMELVGVAKTRPNFEADTAVRKGYPLYAAIPERAGAFDAAGIRIAGEVTELVGASDVVVDTCPSGIGAQNRAMYEAYQTPAIFQGGEDADVADGSFVARANYDAVRDLDYVRVVSCNTTGLSRLLAPLREEYGVRKTRATLVRRGGDPGQSDRGPINDILPDPVEIPSHHGPDVKTIFPELDIDTMGMKVPATMMHMHGVNVTLDATPPAEEIRQLLDAESRLFLIPEEADIDGAGKLKEYALDAGRPRGDLWENCIWGRSISTKGRDLYLFQAIHQESDVVPENVDAIRAVCSDVDAGESVARTDESLGIGFESRF encoded by the coding sequence ATGATACGTGTGGGCATAAACGGGTACGGCACCATCGGCAAGCGCGTCGCCGACGCGGTGACGGCCCAGCCCGACATGGAACTCGTGGGCGTCGCGAAAACCCGGCCGAACTTCGAGGCCGACACGGCGGTGCGAAAAGGGTATCCGCTGTATGCGGCGATCCCGGAACGGGCGGGCGCGTTCGACGCCGCCGGGATCCGTATCGCCGGCGAGGTGACCGAACTGGTCGGCGCGAGCGACGTCGTCGTCGACACCTGTCCCTCCGGAATCGGCGCACAAAACCGTGCGATGTACGAGGCGTATCAGACGCCAGCGATCTTCCAGGGTGGGGAAGACGCCGACGTGGCAGACGGGAGCTTCGTCGCCCGTGCCAACTACGATGCCGTGCGGGATCTCGACTACGTTCGTGTGGTCTCGTGTAACACGACGGGGCTCTCGCGGCTGCTCGCACCGCTCCGGGAGGAGTACGGCGTCCGGAAGACCCGGGCGACGCTGGTGCGGCGGGGCGGCGATCCCGGCCAATCCGATCGGGGGCCGATAAACGACATCCTTCCGGACCCCGTCGAGATTCCGTCCCATCACGGCCCGGACGTGAAGACGATCTTCCCCGAACTGGACATCGACACGATGGGGATGAAGGTGCCGGCGACGATGATGCACATGCACGGCGTCAACGTCACTCTCGACGCTACCCCTCCCGCAGAGGAGATCCGGCAACTGCTCGACGCGGAGTCCCGACTCTTTTTGATCCCCGAGGAGGCGGACATCGACGGCGCGGGAAAGCTCAAGGAATACGCGCTCGACGCCGGTCGGCCGCGGGGTGATCTGTGGGAGAACTGTATCTGGGGTCGCTCGATCTCGACGAAAGGACGGGACCTGTATCTCTTCCAGGCGATCCACCAGGAAAGCGACGTCGTCCCCGAGAACGTCGACGCGATCCGGGCGGTCTGTTCGGACGTCGACGCCGGCGAGAGCGTTGCCCGCACCGACGAGTCGCTGGGCATCGGATTCGAGAGCCGGTTCTAG
- a CDS encoding Mrp/NBP35 family ATP-binding protein, protein MDESEVRELLEAVEDPDLGDDIVSLGLVNAIEIEEETVRVSLALGAPYAPHESQIANDVREVLSAEGLEVDISAAVPSQLSEEEQVLPNIKNIIAVASGKGGVGKSTVSVNIAAGLSQLGARVGLFDTDVYGPNVPRMLDADQHAQATERETILPPEKHGMKLMSMGFLVGEEEPVIWRGAMVHKVLTQLIEDVEWGELDYLVLDMPPGTGDTQLTILQTLPLTGAVIVTTPQGVAVDDARKGLRMFGEHGTNVLGITENMSGFRCPDCGSFHEIFGSGGGEEFAAENNLPFLGGIPLDPAVRSGGDEGKPVVMDEDSETGEAFRTLTENVANNVGIVRRRDASQQNS, encoded by the coding sequence ATGGACGAATCGGAAGTGCGCGAGTTGCTCGAAGCCGTCGAGGATCCGGATCTCGGGGACGACATCGTCTCCCTGGGGCTCGTAAACGCCATCGAAATCGAAGAGGAGACGGTCCGCGTCTCGCTTGCCCTCGGGGCACCGTACGCCCCACACGAGAGTCAGATCGCAAACGACGTCCGTGAGGTACTCTCTGCAGAGGGGCTCGAGGTCGACATCTCCGCGGCAGTTCCCTCCCAGCTGTCCGAGGAGGAGCAGGTGTTACCGAACATCAAAAACATCATCGCCGTCGCCTCGGGGAAGGGCGGCGTCGGGAAGTCGACGGTTTCGGTCAACATCGCGGCCGGGCTCTCCCAGCTCGGCGCCCGCGTCGGGCTGTTCGACACCGACGTGTACGGGCCGAACGTCCCGCGGATGCTCGACGCCGACCAGCACGCCCAGGCGACCGAGCGGGAGACGATCCTCCCGCCGGAGAAACACGGCATGAAGCTGATGAGCATGGGCTTTCTCGTCGGCGAGGAGGAGCCGGTCATCTGGCGGGGTGCGATGGTCCACAAGGTGCTCACCCAGTTGATCGAGGACGTCGAGTGGGGCGAACTCGACTACCTCGTGCTCGACATGCCGCCCGGAACCGGCGACACCCAGCTCACCATCCTCCAGACGCTACCGCTCACGGGCGCCGTCATCGTCACCACCCCGCAGGGCGTCGCGGTCGACGACGCACGCAAGGGACTGCGGATGTTCGGCGAACACGGCACCAACGTGTTGGGAATCACCGAGAACATGTCCGGGTTCCGCTGTCCCGACTGTGGCAGCTTCCACGAGATCTTCGGCTCGGGCGGAGGAGAGGAGTTCGCCGCGGAGAACAACCTGCCGTTCCTCGGCGGGATCCCGCTGGATCCGGCCGTCCGCTCGGGCGGCGACGAGGGGAAGCCGGTCGTGATGGACGAGGACAGCGAGACCGGCGAGGCGTTCCGCACGCTCACGGAGAACGTTGCCAACAACGTCGGCATCGTCCGGCGTCGCGACGCGAGCCAGCAGAACTCCTGA
- the sucD gene encoding succinate--CoA ligase subunit alpha gives MSIFVDDDTRVVVQGITGGEGRFHAEQMIDYGTNVVAGAVPGKGGESVHDVPVYDTVDRAVEAENANASVVFVPPAFAADAIFEALDTDLDLVVAITEGIPTQDMARVKKRLSEVDTRLIGPNCPGIITPGEAKLGILPGNIFAEGNVGLVSRSGTLTYQVVDNLTQRGIGQTTAVGIGGDPIIGTSFIDALEAFEADTDTDAVVMCGEIGGEDEERAAAFIAEHMDTPVAGFIAGRTAPPGKRMGHAGAIVSGSGTGTAESKIEALNEAGVPVGDTPEEVADHVEDFL, from the coding sequence ATGAGTATCTTCGTCGACGACGACACGCGAGTGGTGGTACAGGGCATCACCGGCGGCGAGGGTCGGTTCCACGCCGAACAGATGATCGACTACGGGACGAACGTCGTGGCCGGTGCCGTCCCCGGAAAGGGCGGCGAGTCGGTCCACGACGTCCCCGTCTACGACACCGTCGATCGGGCGGTCGAGGCCGAGAACGCGAACGCGTCGGTCGTGTTCGTTCCGCCGGCGTTTGCGGCCGACGCGATCTTCGAGGCGCTGGACACGGATCTGGATCTGGTGGTCGCCATCACCGAGGGGATTCCGACCCAGGACATGGCACGGGTCAAAAAGCGGCTTTCGGAGGTCGACACCCGGCTCATCGGACCGAACTGTCCGGGGATCATCACGCCGGGCGAGGCCAAACTCGGCATCCTGCCGGGCAACATTTTCGCGGAGGGGAACGTCGGACTCGTCTCTCGGTCGGGAACGCTCACCTACCAGGTGGTGGACAACCTCACCCAGCGGGGGATCGGTCAGACTACCGCCGTCGGCATCGGCGGGGATCCGATCATCGGGACGTCGTTTATCGACGCGCTCGAAGCCTTCGAGGCCGACACCGACACCGACGCCGTCGTCATGTGTGGCGAGATCGGCGGGGAGGACGAGGAACGGGCGGCGGCGTTCATCGCCGAGCACATGGACACTCCGGTCGCGGGCTTTATCGCCGGCCGGACCGCCCCGCCGGGCAAGCGGATGGGTCACGCCGGCGCCATCGTCTCCGGCTCCGGCACCGGCACCGCCGAATCCAAGATCGAGGCGCTCAACGAGGCGGGCGTCCCCGTCGGCGACACGCCCGAGGAAGTCGCAGACCACGTCGAAGACTTCCTCTAG
- a CDS encoding ABC transporter permease, with amino-acid sequence MRNREYAAQIGSAVAVLVLWQLSVDVVGLINPSVLPAPTAIAVTTATLATDAGFLAHVGSTLRRTVIASAFAAGFGIVIGLAMGYSDTIRSLLGPIFSALYPLPVVALLPLLILIFGRGDGALIFAAAFGGFFLVAWNAMSAAGGIESVYFDVARDNGATSTYALFREVLLPGSLPVVFTGLRLGLSTSFLIVISVELIAANDGLGYFMWVSWNTYQLGELYASVVVIGAFGIAITYGLERIQRYLVPWEEETPHRRMM; translated from the coding sequence ATGAGAAACCGCGAATACGCCGCCCAGATCGGCTCCGCCGTGGCCGTCCTGGTACTCTGGCAGCTCTCCGTCGACGTTGTCGGCCTAATCAACCCGTCTGTGTTGCCGGCGCCGACGGCAATCGCAGTCACGACGGCGACGCTCGCGACCGACGCGGGCTTTCTCGCCCACGTCGGGTCGACGCTCCGACGCACGGTGATCGCGTCGGCGTTCGCGGCCGGGTTCGGGATCGTGATCGGGCTGGCGATGGGGTACAGCGACACGATCCGGTCGCTGTTGGGCCCGATCTTCTCGGCACTGTACCCGCTTCCGGTCGTTGCGCTGTTGCCGCTTTTGATCCTGATCTTCGGCCGGGGTGACGGCGCGTTGATATTCGCCGCCGCGTTCGGCGGGTTCTTCCTCGTGGCGTGGAACGCCATGAGCGCCGCCGGGGGAATCGAGTCAGTGTACTTCGACGTCGCCCGCGACAACGGCGCAACGTCGACGTACGCCTTGTTCAGGGAGGTGCTGCTTCCGGGCTCACTCCCGGTCGTGTTCACGGGACTTCGCCTGGGGTTGAGCACGTCGTTTTTGATTGTGATCTCGGTGGAGCTGATCGCCGCCAACGACGGGCTCGGCTACTTCATGTGGGTCTCGTGGAACACCTATCAGCTCGGGGAACTGTACGCTTCGGTGGTCGTCATCGGCGCGTTCGGGATCGCGATCACCTACGGCCTCGAGCGGATCCAGCGCTATCTGGTCCCCTGGGAGGAAGAAACGCCACACAGAAGGATGATGTGA
- a CDS encoding aminopeptidase has product MVERLRKPAETAVLQCLSLGSGESCAVVTDEKRRPIGEALYEVAREVTDEAVLLEYPSGKQHGSEPPVPVAAAMKGADAFLAPTTKSLSHTRARGDACEAGARGATLPGITEEVFVAGLDADYDAIADACEAVHDRVADADEIRITSPQGTDLTVESGDREWLSDTGQIQEPGAFSNLPAGEVFVSPETAEGRYVVDGTMMPHGLLEGRTLEFEVEDGFVTSVSDEEIGAQLEAAAESVGRDAYNLAELGIGTNVGVTELVGSVLLDEKAGGTVHLAIGDDAGIGGDTDAPVHLDGILREPTVYADGEEIDLPTSADC; this is encoded by the coding sequence ATGGTCGAACGACTACGGAAACCCGCCGAGACTGCGGTGCTGCAGTGTTTGTCGCTCGGATCCGGTGAGTCGTGTGCGGTCGTCACCGACGAGAAGCGCCGGCCGATCGGCGAAGCGTTGTACGAGGTAGCACGCGAGGTCACAGACGAGGCGGTACTGCTGGAGTATCCCTCGGGGAAACAGCACGGGAGTGAGCCGCCGGTCCCGGTTGCAGCCGCGATGAAGGGCGCCGACGCGTTCCTCGCTCCGACGACGAAGAGCCTGAGCCACACCAGAGCTCGCGGGGACGCCTGCGAGGCCGGCGCCCGCGGGGCGACACTCCCGGGGATAACCGAAGAAGTGTTCGTCGCCGGCCTCGACGCCGACTACGACGCGATCGCGGACGCCTGCGAGGCGGTTCACGATCGGGTCGCGGATGCAGACGAGATCCGGATCACCTCCCCGCAGGGGACCGACCTCACCGTCGAATCCGGCGATCGGGAGTGGCTCTCGGACACCGGACAGATCCAGGAGCCGGGCGCGTTCTCGAACCTTCCGGCCGGCGAAGTGTTCGTCTCGCCGGAGACCGCCGAGGGACGGTACGTCGTGGACGGCACGATGATGCCCCACGGGTTACTCGAGGGGCGAACCCTGGAGTTCGAGGTCGAGGACGGGTTCGTTACGTCGGTTTCGGACGAGGAGATCGGAGCGCAGCTCGAAGCTGCCGCGGAATCGGTCGGCCGGGACGCGTACAACCTCGCGGAACTCGGGATCGGGACCAACGTCGGCGTGACCGAGCTTGTGGGGTCGGTGCTGCTCGACGAGAAGGCAGGGGGGACGGTACATCTCGCGATCGGCGACGACGCCGGCATCGGCGGCGACACCGACGCCCCCGTCCACCTGGACGGAATCTTGCGGGAGCCGACGGTGTACGCCGACGGCGAGGAGATCGATCTCCCGACGTCCGCCGACTGCTGA
- the sucC gene encoding ADP-forming succinate--CoA ligase subunit beta, whose protein sequence is MKLHEHQAKEIFADAGIPVPESRLASSVSEVLDAVDEIGFPAAIKAQVHVGGRGKAGGIKIAGDREEAETYAEEILGMDLKGYTVEKVLVEAGVDFVDELYVGVTMDRGKGRPVAMVSTEGGVDIEQVAEETPEAIAREHVDPSFGMQPYQARKAVYDAGVPREFARDVSGILSTLYDLFEERDASEIEVNPVMITSDDEVVAADAVMNIDEDALFRQPELAELEEEAYEDDLERKAGEYDLDYVRLSGNVGIIGNGAGLVMTTLDLVDYYGGDPANFLDIGGGAKAERVMNALDLVFSDPNVESVVFNIFGGITRGDEVARGINEALSAFETVPKPVVVRLAGTNAEEGMEILDTDLVDVEPTLEEAVQRAIANTEEVTEE, encoded by the coding sequence ATGAAACTGCACGAACACCAGGCGAAGGAAATCTTCGCGGACGCGGGAATTCCAGTACCGGAGTCGAGGCTCGCCTCGAGCGTGTCGGAGGTTCTGGACGCGGTCGACGAGATCGGCTTCCCCGCGGCAATCAAGGCCCAGGTTCACGTGGGCGGTCGGGGGAAAGCCGGCGGGATCAAGATCGCAGGCGACCGCGAGGAGGCGGAAACGTACGCCGAGGAGATTCTCGGGATGGATCTCAAGGGATACACCGTCGAGAAAGTGCTCGTCGAGGCAGGGGTCGACTTCGTCGACGAACTGTACGTCGGCGTGACGATGGACCGCGGGAAGGGACGGCCCGTGGCGATGGTCTCGACGGAGGGCGGTGTCGACATCGAACAGGTCGCCGAGGAGACGCCCGAGGCGATCGCCCGCGAACACGTCGATCCCTCCTTCGGCATGCAGCCGTACCAGGCTCGCAAGGCCGTCTACGACGCGGGCGTCCCCCGTGAGTTCGCGCGCGACGTCTCCGGGATCCTCTCGACGCTGTATGACCTCTTCGAAGAGCGGGACGCCTCCGAGATCGAGGTCAACCCCGTGATGATCACCAGCGACGACGAGGTCGTCGCCGCCGACGCCGTGATGAACATCGACGAGGACGCGCTGTTCCGCCAGCCCGAACTCGCCGAACTCGAGGAGGAGGCCTACGAGGACGACCTCGAGCGGAAGGCCGGCGAGTACGACCTCGATTACGTCCGGCTCTCGGGTAACGTCGGTATCATCGGCAACGGCGCGGGCCTGGTGATGACGACGCTCGACCTGGTGGACTACTACGGCGGCGACCCCGCGAACTTCCTGGACATCGGCGGCGGCGCGAAGGCCGAACGCGTCATGAACGCGCTGGATCTGGTGTTTTCGGATCCGAACGTCGAGTCGGTCGTGTTCAACATCTTCGGCGGGATCACCCGCGGCGACGAGGTCGCTCGGGGGATCAACGAGGCGCTGTCGGCGTTCGAGACGGTTCCCAAGCCGGTCGTCGTTCGGCTGGCAGGCACGAACGCCGAGGAGGGAATGGAGATCCTCGATACGGATCTCGTCGACGTCGAACCGACGCTGGAGGAAGCCGTCCAGCGTGCGATCGCGAACACCGAGGAGGTGACCGAAGAATGA